One genomic segment of Misgurnus anguillicaudatus chromosome 25, ASM2758022v2, whole genome shotgun sequence includes these proteins:
- the tfr1b gene encoding transferrin receptor 1b isoform X2: MDGAEQGHVQPETYMRPTIHPGSWNKWRIFVVVAVLLVIFCLGSLIGYSFQPKPKTASCVPIVTKEQTSAPQVYEAPESTMDWSDVVNLLNNQLSPKKLEDMISEYSGAGMAGSSEDNILADKIHDFFKTLNMDPWIDEHFVKLQYPVNKTNKVFFDSKEIWSPKGFLAYSKTGSQQGRVVYANYGELQDLEIVNANKVNLNGSVVLMRAGKISMAQKVANVASKGAIAALIYPDPADYDNMNRDTELYGHVHLGSGDPYTPGFPSFNHGQFSPVNSSGLPDILAQTITATMAQKIFDKMGGKSVPSTFEGAFSNYKFGSETDLPITVEVNNELVDTRIHNVFGVIKGFVDADRYVVIGAQRDSMSSGYAKSSVGTGLLLELARVFSEMKKGGFRPKRSIVFASWTAGDYGNVGLTEWLEGYVTSLDKKAFTYISLDGFVTGVGSFKASASPLLQTLLEKTSKKLKDPVNTGSSLFQTLVVKPMEMENGAYPFLAFSGIPSVTFRFTSTGDSSVDYKYFGTALDDENHLKSMIGQKLGEVFMAAAQVAGQMALRLVHDHILKLDVTKYVEEIGKRVNAIVDCTNDLKRKKVDKSDSLSTQWLMSAKGSYSRAAYSLQNYIRNSDLEDMEMSRIINNRIMKVEHNLISPYVSLRDVPFRHVFFGNGWQTASDLETYLKSVSKGEATLDMDQVLNQFALLTWTIQGCANDLAGEIWSLDNEI, translated from the exons ATGGATGGTGCTGAGCAGGGTCACGTACAGCCCGAGACATACATGAGACCTACCATTCATCCGGGGTCATGGAACAAATGGAGAATTTTTGTTGTAGTCGCTGTTTTACTGGTCATCTTCTGTTTGG GTTCACTCATTGGCTACTCTTTCCAACCTAAGCCTAAGACGGCCTCCTGCGTCCCAATTGTAACTAAGGAACAGACTTCAGCTCCACAGGTTTATGAGGCTCCCGAGTCTACTATGGATTGGAGTGATGTTGTTAATCTTCTGAATAATCAGCTGAGCCCTAAAAAACTTGAGGACATGATAAG TGAGTATTCGGGTGCCGGTATGGCAGGATCATCTGAAGATAACATTTTGGCTGACAAAATCCATGACTTTTTCAAGACCTTGAATATGGACCCATGGATTGATGAACATTTTGTGAAGCTACAGTATCCTGTCAA caaaacaaacaaagtaTTCTTCGATTCAAAGGAGATTTGGAGTCCAAAAGGGTTCTTGGCCTACAGTAAAACAGGAAGTCAACAG GGCAGAGTTGTGTATGCTAACTATGGTGAGCTACAGGACCTAGAGATCGTGAACGCCAATAAAGTCAATCTAAATGGCTCTGTTGTACTGATGCGAGCTGGGAAAATCAGTATGGCACAGAAG GTTGCAAATGTTGCAAGTAAAGGTGCTATAGCAGCTTTGATCTACCCAGACCCAGCTGACTATGACAACATGAATCGGGATACTGAACTTTATGGTCAT GTCCACTTGGGATCAGGTGATCCTTATACCCCAGGATTCCCATCCTTTAATCACGGCCAGTTTTCCCCTGTGAATTCCTCCGGTCTTCCTGACATTCTTGCCCAGACGATCACCGCTACCATGGCACAAAAAATCTTTGA TAAGATGGGGGGAAAAAGCGTCCCCAGTACTTTTGAGGGTGCCTTCTCTAATTACAAGTTTGGAAGTGAGACTGACCTTCCAATCACAGTAGAAGTCAACAATGAACTTGTCGATACCAGGATCCATAACGTGTTTGGAGTCATCAAAGGGTTCGTGGATGCTG ATCGATATGTTGTGATTGGAGCACAGAGAGATTCAATGAGCTCCGGATATGCCAAGTCTTCAGTTGGCACTGGGCTTTTGCTGGAGCTTGCACGAGTTTTTTCGGAGATGAAGAAAG GTGGTTTCAGACCCAAGAGAAGCATTGTGTTTGCCAGCTGGACCGCAGGGGACTACGGTAACGTCGGACTTACCGAGTGGCTTGAG GGCTATGTGACATCACTGGACAAAAAAGCCTTCACCTACATCAGCTTGGATGGATTTGTTACTG GTGTGGGCTCTTTCAAAGCATCTGCTAGTCCGTTGTTGCAGACTCTTCTGGAGAAAACCTCGAAGAAG CTAAAAGATCCAGTTAATACGGGTTCGAGTCTCTTCCAGACACTTGT TGTGAAGCCCATGGAGATGGAAAATGGTGCATATCCTTTTTTGGCTTTCTCTGGAATCCCCTCTGTAACATTTAGATTTACATCAACTGGG GACAGTTCTGTTGACTACAAGTATTTTGGAACTGCTCTGGATGATGAGAATCATCTAAAATCTATGATTGGTCAGAAATTGGGTGAGGTGTTTATGGCTGCTGCCCAGGTGGCTGGGCAGATGGCACTTCGCCTTGTTCACGACCACATTCTTAAACTGGATGTAACCAAGTATGTCGAGGAGATTGGAAAACGTGTCAACGCCATTGTCGATTGCACTAATGACCTGAAGCGTAAAAAG GTCGATAAAAGTGACTCTTTGTCAACACAGTGGCTGATGTCAGCAAAGGGCTCTTATAGTCGTGCCGCATACTCCCTACAAAATTACATCAGAAACAGTGACCTGGAAGACATGGAGATGTCTCGTATCATTAATAACCGTATAATGAAG GTGGAGCATAATTTGATCTCTCCTTACGTCTCTCTGAGAGATGTCCCATTCCGCCATGTCTTCTTCGGTAACGGTTGGCAAACGGCCTCAGACCTGGAAACCTACTTGAAAAGTGTAAGCAAAGGCGAGGCTACCCTGGACATGGACCAGGTTTTAAACCAGTTTGCTCTGCTCACCTGGACCATCCAGGGCTGTGCAAATGACCTGGCTGGAGAAATCTGGTCTTTAGACAATGAGATATAA
- the tfr1b gene encoding transferrin receptor 1b isoform X1, with protein MAGAVDQAKMKFSKIVNSRSYTRFNQNPDGENSRVEVNLSVDTEEEEMDGAEQGHVQPETYMRPTIHPGSWNKWRIFVVVAVLLVIFCLGSLIGYSFQPKPKTASCVPIVTKEQTSAPQVYEAPESTMDWSDVVNLLNNQLSPKKLEDMISEYSGAGMAGSSEDNILADKIHDFFKTLNMDPWIDEHFVKLQYPVNKTNKVFFDSKEIWSPKGFLAYSKTGSQQGRVVYANYGELQDLEIVNANKVNLNGSVVLMRAGKISMAQKVANVASKGAIAALIYPDPADYDNMNRDTELYGHVHLGSGDPYTPGFPSFNHGQFSPVNSSGLPDILAQTITATMAQKIFDKMGGKSVPSTFEGAFSNYKFGSETDLPITVEVNNELVDTRIHNVFGVIKGFVDADRYVVIGAQRDSMSSGYAKSSVGTGLLLELARVFSEMKKGGFRPKRSIVFASWTAGDYGNVGLTEWLEGYVTSLDKKAFTYISLDGFVTGVGSFKASASPLLQTLLEKTSKKLKDPVNTGSSLFQTLVVKPMEMENGAYPFLAFSGIPSVTFRFTSTGDSSVDYKYFGTALDDENHLKSMIGQKLGEVFMAAAQVAGQMALRLVHDHILKLDVTKYVEEIGKRVNAIVDCTNDLKRKKVDKSDSLSTQWLMSAKGSYSRAAYSLQNYIRNSDLEDMEMSRIINNRIMKVEHNLISPYVSLRDVPFRHVFFGNGWQTASDLETYLKSVSKGEATLDMDQVLNQFALLTWTIQGCANDLAGEIWSLDNEI; from the exons ATGGCTGGGGCAGTTGATCAAGCAAAAATGAAGTTTTCTAAAATC gTAAACAGTCGCTCATACACACGGTTTAATCAAAATCCTGATGGAGAGAACAGCCGTGTGGAGGTGAACCTGTCTGTGGACACTGAAGAAGAGGAGATGGATGGTGCTGAGCAGGGTCACGTACAGCCCGAGACATACATGAGACCTACCATTCATCCGGGGTCATGGAACAAATGGAGAATTTTTGTTGTAGTCGCTGTTTTACTGGTCATCTTCTGTTTGG GTTCACTCATTGGCTACTCTTTCCAACCTAAGCCTAAGACGGCCTCCTGCGTCCCAATTGTAACTAAGGAACAGACTTCAGCTCCACAGGTTTATGAGGCTCCCGAGTCTACTATGGATTGGAGTGATGTTGTTAATCTTCTGAATAATCAGCTGAGCCCTAAAAAACTTGAGGACATGATAAG TGAGTATTCGGGTGCCGGTATGGCAGGATCATCTGAAGATAACATTTTGGCTGACAAAATCCATGACTTTTTCAAGACCTTGAATATGGACCCATGGATTGATGAACATTTTGTGAAGCTACAGTATCCTGTCAA caaaacaaacaaagtaTTCTTCGATTCAAAGGAGATTTGGAGTCCAAAAGGGTTCTTGGCCTACAGTAAAACAGGAAGTCAACAG GGCAGAGTTGTGTATGCTAACTATGGTGAGCTACAGGACCTAGAGATCGTGAACGCCAATAAAGTCAATCTAAATGGCTCTGTTGTACTGATGCGAGCTGGGAAAATCAGTATGGCACAGAAG GTTGCAAATGTTGCAAGTAAAGGTGCTATAGCAGCTTTGATCTACCCAGACCCAGCTGACTATGACAACATGAATCGGGATACTGAACTTTATGGTCAT GTCCACTTGGGATCAGGTGATCCTTATACCCCAGGATTCCCATCCTTTAATCACGGCCAGTTTTCCCCTGTGAATTCCTCCGGTCTTCCTGACATTCTTGCCCAGACGATCACCGCTACCATGGCACAAAAAATCTTTGA TAAGATGGGGGGAAAAAGCGTCCCCAGTACTTTTGAGGGTGCCTTCTCTAATTACAAGTTTGGAAGTGAGACTGACCTTCCAATCACAGTAGAAGTCAACAATGAACTTGTCGATACCAGGATCCATAACGTGTTTGGAGTCATCAAAGGGTTCGTGGATGCTG ATCGATATGTTGTGATTGGAGCACAGAGAGATTCAATGAGCTCCGGATATGCCAAGTCTTCAGTTGGCACTGGGCTTTTGCTGGAGCTTGCACGAGTTTTTTCGGAGATGAAGAAAG GTGGTTTCAGACCCAAGAGAAGCATTGTGTTTGCCAGCTGGACCGCAGGGGACTACGGTAACGTCGGACTTACCGAGTGGCTTGAG GGCTATGTGACATCACTGGACAAAAAAGCCTTCACCTACATCAGCTTGGATGGATTTGTTACTG GTGTGGGCTCTTTCAAAGCATCTGCTAGTCCGTTGTTGCAGACTCTTCTGGAGAAAACCTCGAAGAAG CTAAAAGATCCAGTTAATACGGGTTCGAGTCTCTTCCAGACACTTGT TGTGAAGCCCATGGAGATGGAAAATGGTGCATATCCTTTTTTGGCTTTCTCTGGAATCCCCTCTGTAACATTTAGATTTACATCAACTGGG GACAGTTCTGTTGACTACAAGTATTTTGGAACTGCTCTGGATGATGAGAATCATCTAAAATCTATGATTGGTCAGAAATTGGGTGAGGTGTTTATGGCTGCTGCCCAGGTGGCTGGGCAGATGGCACTTCGCCTTGTTCACGACCACATTCTTAAACTGGATGTAACCAAGTATGTCGAGGAGATTGGAAAACGTGTCAACGCCATTGTCGATTGCACTAATGACCTGAAGCGTAAAAAG GTCGATAAAAGTGACTCTTTGTCAACACAGTGGCTGATGTCAGCAAAGGGCTCTTATAGTCGTGCCGCATACTCCCTACAAAATTACATCAGAAACAGTGACCTGGAAGACATGGAGATGTCTCGTATCATTAATAACCGTATAATGAAG GTGGAGCATAATTTGATCTCTCCTTACGTCTCTCTGAGAGATGTCCCATTCCGCCATGTCTTCTTCGGTAACGGTTGGCAAACGGCCTCAGACCTGGAAACCTACTTGAAAAGTGTAAGCAAAGGCGAGGCTACCCTGGACATGGACCAGGTTTTAAACCAGTTTGCTCTGCTCACCTGGACCATCCAGGGCTGTGCAAATGACCTGGCTGGAGAAATCTGGTCTTTAGACAATGAGATATAA